The window AGTATCGATTTTAGACTTTCTATTTAGCAAGTGTAGCTTAagactggatccagttccacagttgtgacggtttagtttgactctgaatccagatCCACAGTCgtgtaggtttaatttgactccgaATCTAGTTCCACAtctgtgttttttatttgactGTGGACCTTGTTGTACTTACTCGACTGTTAAAGTAGCGTTCAGTAGTAAGACCCCTTGGTCGCACCATTTCTCCAAGTTGCCACAATCCGGAGCCTTGAAACCGGGAATGTCGTTGCTCAGTTCTTTGTAGATGTTTTTCAGCGAAGGCGGCAACGGAGTGAAGGAGTGCGGAACGGAAAATGCTAAACCATGCGCCTGAAAGATGTTCCCACAGGTTTTAATATATAGATTCGACAATCCCGTGGGTCCGACTCTCCGAGATACACGGAATCTCGGAGCAGGGATGTCGGGTCGTTATCGCAATAATCTGGGGAGGTGGTTCGTACTGATTCATGCGTATAAGTCTAATGTATACAACTTCTGAAACATCTAACTGcatatttctttaaaattgaagagttttgggcattttgttcaaattgacCTCTGGGGAATTAAATCGCATGTTACCCGCAGAATGCttgagtttcaagcaccttcaGAAGCTGTTTAGagggagtttttaaggaatcgaGGAATCGTTAGAAACCCTTTCTATAATCTAGGTTTTCATCCCGTAAGTCTGTTGTAAGTTTTTCATTCCAATTGTGagttttttcttcatcaaTCGTCAGACAAGACGCGATGCCATATTAGATTCAAATCTACGATTACATGGTCGTAGACGAAAGTGGAATAATGCGTGGATGACGAATCTcggattagaaaaaaaatcgtgTCCCATTCGGAAAAGAAAACCGGTTTGTATATGGCTTTTACCTGGCCGTCGTCGTGGTATGGGTCCTGTCCTAGAATAACAACTTTCAACTGGAATATAGAATTACAATACCCTATTGTTAAAAAAATGCAAAGAAAATTCGTTTTAGAATCTATAGGCTCTATAGGCGTACACTGTTCTTATGTTCAAGGCAGTTTAATGGTAACAGGCTATATACTAATAGCAATGGTCCCcaagaaaaatatacaaatacaatacaatattgtTGAAAAGGTCAAAGGAAAAAAATCGTTTTAGAATCTATGTACACGTGTAGGGATTCACTACTATTCTTATGTTCAAAGCAATTCAATGGTAACAGGCTACACTATAGTAATGGTCCTCAAGAGATGAAATACAAAGGCCATAGAATACCGGTAGTTGGCATTATTCTATACGCTGTACTCTGGCGTTAGGACTGGCAATAtatagaatgtttttttttcaaatggttttgCGTAAAAAGTCCACCGATCAAGCTGTGTATTAACTTCAGGGATTACGGATAACTAGGCTAAAAACGATACCTCCTTTCTCCTAATGGGCCGGGTCATATTGTAAACTGCGATAGCatttgtaataatttcatttctataactgccgggtctgttattgtcagcttgatcatgatttttttaaaagtgatgtacagggtagataggcggccggccgggccaacttttaagctcagtagaaatgagaaacaaggtatcaatttgtCATCAAATTATAGCTGGTCATTTTCTTAGTAGAATCGTTCGGAAAATGATCCACTTATATCGGGGAAAATACGGTTGAAGTCTTAAAGAGGGTAGTACGGTATCGTGACTTCGCCCTACTGGGCTCGCTACACCTATAGGCCTCGAAGGCTAGTCACTCGCACCTGTTTCAACGGTGTCTTCTGAAAAGCGTTGAATATCATGTCTCGCGGGGGGAAAATCGTTTTCCCCGCTTTGTAATCGCTTTCCAggtgattttcaatttctgacCAATAGTTTTCGCGGAAACAGTCAGCTAGCAGGTTGACCCATCCGTCCTCGGTTAGGTACGACTTCAGATCCATGGATGAAGTTGATTCGGTCGCGACTGTCGGTGTTTTCGCTGCTTTTTTCAGCCCGGGTTTTCTCGCCGCCGTTGTTGTTTTTCGCTTTTTGTTTTTGGATACGCCGCCTGAAGAGAGAGTATAAACAAGAAAGTAAATCTCTTGCGTAAGTCGGATGCGGTTGAAGATTAATCACCTCGGACGCCAATAGGTCCTAAGTTTTCCTTccctttttcaaagaaatctatATTCCAAAGTTGGCCGATTTCTCGAGTCGGGAACTCGCCTATTTCGTGGTACTTTTCTTATTgccaaaataaaaactaaatcagTTAGAATCACTCGCCGTGAATCGTATGTCTATAAGTCATCCCGTCGCAGTTTGATGTTTCCCCTGCTCCTGGCTTAAATCGACGATACAAACGTTCGTTTAGATTTCTATCTGGAGAGCCCCCCCCAAAATCTCGCCTGCCCTGGACGGGGTGGATTTACTATCACGCGTACTAGGCTTGCCGCGATTGGCACGTACATACATACCATCAGTTTTCCTTTTAGCACAGTCTCGGCTCGGTGCGCCGGTGTGACGACCCATGTTTCGGAATGTAAATTTCGAGCCTGGTTGCCAACAACGCCGTAATCCCTAAATTGGAAGCTttatcgaaaaaaaactccACTCCAGCCCACATGCAACAGATGCCCTGGATATGAGAAGTCGACCCGTGAAGACACAACACTACCGATCCTTTTGGTAAGGTGCCAACGTCACACCAAATGCTTTATTCGGCCTGTATAGTAatctaatataatattttctatgcgaataaagtttattgtattgtattgttgtATTATTTATTCTATTCCCGTGGTTATTTTGCACCCGTGGAGGAGTGTGGCAGCACCACTCTGCGTCTGCCGAGTGATTGAATTCGGCGCGGCCAGGTCGTGCCATGATAAATTACCCCGAGCTACACGATcgcacggagacgatttggcacgacggatcaggctcggccaaatttggcccgtgcctacaacagagagcgcgttcacacacaaaccactcactcgatactaatcaatgcttaaacaaagcgaaggtCATTTCCGGTGTCGCAAAGTTGCAAATGCTTCTTGCGCTAAAATTTCGTTGTCCGCCGATTTTGTCtggccaaacaggctcgggccctGCACACCCGTGTGAATAGTTGTTCCAGCCTGGTCAAATTTGACACGGGACAACAATgttcgtgtgatcgcggctaaagGTTCGATTCTCTCTGGACAGGGTACCAATGCCGGGGCGGGCTCCATAAACCACGGGCCCGCGCCAGAGCGTGTATCGAACGgtcagattctaaaataacaTTAACATTTAAGCCCTCCCAGCgctattcaatgaaaaatctaTCTTTGATCAAGCGCTGCTGACGGCTCATGCTGAGGGCTAAAGCGAAGTACACGCCGGTGTCCAAGCGTTACGTGCGCGCATCGATAGACGCCGGCAGTCCAATCGTTCGTGCCTAATTCGCCATCTAGCGGAATAGAGTGGCAAGTTGATACGGTAGCCCAACGACGtaaattcaagaaaatataaattgacATAGAAAGTATGCTAAAAATGacttagaaatatttcgggttgTTATTACCACCTTTCTTCAGTCCAAAATGATACGCCATATGAATTCAGAGTAAATATAGAGGTTAAACATTtatgttgaatttgaatttggtgGAGCCAGCTGCGTAATTGCCGTTCAGATTAGCGCCGTTTCGCGCAGGTTAACGCCGGAAGTTCCCAGCCCTCAGCTTCTCCAGCGTCCGATACAGCGAGCTTCCTTCGAGAATTGCAGCCCGAAAACATTCGAGTCGACCAGCGAATCGCCAGCAGTAAGTCTCGGTAGCGCGCACCGCTTATTTTGCACCGTTTTGCGCAGGAATTCGACTCCGAATTTCGGCAGAAAAATCGCTCATTAAATCTGTCGGTTTCTAATCCAAGCAGTTGATTAATTAATCAATGCTACTACTCTACTGTACTCTCTATCAATATCATCGTCGTGCTGATTAACCGAGACTGACTGAGATAGCCGATAAACTAAGCGTTGATGCAGGCCACCAAAAATgttgtataggcctacaaacCTGAACTCACATGGACCAGCACAAATGCCGGTCAGTTACTAGTTGAGTTAAgcttagtcagtaacctgtctgtggtttagtttcacgatcggatattttcacaaaccacagtcaggaatgggaaggtcatttttgtatgaaatcttcgtcagccaatttgactgacgagtaatttgcctggcatttcattgtctcttaagatatctgtctaatttttgttgtaatcgacgcacaacagattcgtagtttgtctgatacctataacacctcacctgacgatcttaatccatgtgcaaatcggccgtaaagtgagagtaaatttccgtccagtcagcagctgccattttgaaaattactggagatgctggcacctgtggactgaggccaggacaacagcacaaactaacgaagcgaaacgacgaaatttaaaaaaattaagaaatcaacacttatacacgtttttcttttaccagaaatttattgtttcattattcgttatggaaaacacgaagatttgaaatacaagttggaaaaccatcaaaaataaaaattgtcgtttcgtcttggaagttttatataaatccttgtaggtccccttgtcttatcatgccacatgtgcaatacagagaaatggcggccaatggcgaaatttgtggagaaattaattaatttctcaaaataatgttgattaatcactcgaaacatacataaaattggattatttcgaaaggtacctgtgttagtttgtgaattaagccattaattgtagactgaagtgaatagaaagtatatttttgaagtgttacttttttcaaccgtgttttggtccttgtcatcctggctaacgttggtataagcccatccgattataaaaagcttaccaccaacgattaggtaactaactagtcCTTGTTAGGTCAGGCATGTACTACAAAAGCTAGTCCTCTCTAGCAAACTTGAAATAGACATGGATAGAGCTAATGATAATTCATTGTAGCTTAGCTTTGTCAATTGCTCCCATGGCATCTCTGTGTACAGGGCCCTTATGACTCAACTTGGTTCCGTGAAAACTACTCAAcgataaatgtttttaaatgtgcttgaaactcctttgatAAGAGTGAAATGTCAGACAAATTCCTTTAAAAGTTCCTACATTTTTTAAGGCAAATAGATACACTTTAGAAGCTGTACATTAAAACTAAGCCTGAATCGGAAGTGTTGGAACCGGGATCGTTTTGCTACCCTATTAGGCGGTTACCAAATTAGGACCCAAGTTTATTTAGTGTCAAGGAGGCCCGTACCAAACACGGGGCAGGGGGATTTCTGAAAATTGTCATTATTGCAAATgttaatttcatatataagaAACTGCCCTTTTTCAAGTTTCTCTGTTTGGCCTCAAGTAATGTgatgtaatttatttcatcgtcaattataattacaaatgaaatttataacAAATAAGTAGATCGATGACGAGGGACCTGAACAGAGCCTTAAAGGCTGTACAATCGCTAGGACGTTCAGGCCCcctagagaaaaaaaaaagattaatggtaatgatgattgtttgaatgaaccggaaccgaatttccaataatgtacttcaatttaaaaaaaaaaaattctgttaactcgaccgccgatcacacaactatatttgtactttttcgatttcaaaatcaaaccccctgtttcgctcccggcaggtgtggtgggtctgtaagggacactcaatcaaaaaatcaaacgaaatttacctgcgaaataaataacagggacaatccctattttaagatcaacaattagtaatgctaataataataataataataatgataataataattactgAGTGTCAGGTATGGACGGCCCTGTATTTCCCGCAACTAACAAATGTCATCGTATTTTTCGCGATAGGTTCAAATAAACCGCGTTAGAAGAAAACATCAAATCGATCGATCAACAACATGTCTGGACGCGTTATAATCGTAACCGGGGCGAGCAGCGGCATCGGTCAAAAAGCGGCCGAATACCTGTGCGAGCGCGGCGACAACGTCATCCTGGCGTGTCGCAACGCGGAACGCGGCCAGGCCACCGTCGATCGTATCAAGAAGAAGAATCCGGAAGCCCTCGCTCATTTTATGGAGGTCAGTAGTATTCGCATTGTTAGCCTAACTCAGAGGAAAAGTGATAATAATTCTTGAGTTTTTGGGGGTGTTCCCCGCTAGGGTCCCCCACATCCCATTCAATTGGCGATTCGCGACTTTACAATTGAAGGCTTAAAACACCCACCCAGCCCTATATATAGCTAATAGTTACTGCTGTTATTATCGTAATTAGCAATTAACGACCTATTATTAACGAGAAAATTATTAATCCTTGTACGTAATTAGGAGATTAATTATTCTCGATTTGGTTCAGTTTCGACTGGGGATGTTATTGGCCTATTTTAAAAGTGGAACGTGTAACACCAGCTGTGTCACCAGGTGGCGTTGCTATTAGTTCAATCTTTTGTTCAACGTCGAAGTATCAGTGTTTAAAGTATCTGGAATGAATCAAATTAGCTTAAAAAAAGATTCACCACTAAATTGAgggaattttgatgaaatgcaCATCTATGTTGGATCATTAATCGTGGAATCCACTCatgtggcaagcgagggtccaccaggtgtcgcttaCGATGCGTGAAGCAACCAGCGATGTCAGATTTATTCTCAGATTCGATTATTAAAATCCAACCacaatttctcaaaaattGATGAAGAAAAATAGCACCGTCTGcgaaaaatcatttgaaagttAATCAGGGGTAGATTTAGCACTTTGAAAAGGGGAGAACAAGCGCAAAATGAAGGCGATCGGATGGCGAAGCTGCTCCAGCGCGTTCCATCGGCCCTAGACCCCATCATTTAAGTTGATTGGGAAATCTTTCCGACGTCCAGAaaatttaggaaaaataaaCGCAATGTGACGAATTGGTGAGCGTATTTTAGCAATATAATTGAAAGAGAATATTGCGGCGATGATGATTCCGTCCTCCGTAAcgtaattcaaattttcagctTCCATCCTCCAGCAAACTAGTTTGTTATATACATTGGCTTGAAAAAGTTTGTTACTCGGCCAGACAGGAGGCTTACGAAAAATTTTCGAAAACAGATTTTCttaaggggtcattcatttataacgtacgcattaggggagggggaggggtcagtgcaattgcgtactgtaatgcttaatgtatacgaaaaaatggccgattttgcgtacagagggggaggggggggttgaaaaattcaaattttatgcgtacgtaattaatgaatgatccctaagaCTTTGCATTGCGATAAAACcgtttaaatttgaatcgtaTTTTCGATAGTTGGATCTGGCGAGCGTGGAGTCGATTCGTAAGTTCGTCGAAGCGTTCCACGCGACCGGTAAAAAGTTACACGTTCTCGTCAACAACGCCGGAATGTCGCTCGGGTTCAAGTCGACGAAACGCGAGACGACGACAGACGGATTCGAAATCACGTTCGGAACTAATCATTTAGGTGAGTGTGAATCGTCGGTCAAACAAGGTGCGACCACTTTCCAAGAGATGTTATATTTTAATCGGGGAAATTTTGTTGAAGGGTCAGGGAAATATTAGGGGTATTttggtcaaattattgcgcaACTGCGAGATATATATTGTTAcaatgtaatttattttgtatttcaagGTCCGTTCTTGTTGACTAATTTATTGTTGGATGATCTGAAGCAGACGGCTGAGGAGACCGGCGACGCGCGCGTTATCATGGTCGCCAGCAGCGCTCACGATAAAGCCACAATGGGTCGTCGATTCCGTAAGTTTGTACTGCGTCGTCCGACTGCGGAGGATTTTTTTCACCCATTTAGGCGCTTACTGAATTATTAGAAACCAAGTCTAGACCATAGTATGTGCTGAGGATAAAAATCTGATAACAAAACCaccaaattaatgatttaCCGAGATCAGCAGGACTGATTTAGGAGAAGTCTACTGTCATTGGGATgaatgaaagtgatgcagacgctaccacgaaatttgaaattttctccttaaaaactcctttttccaggaatgactgatctatagggaccctgtatatccaggaatgactgatctgtagggaccctgtatatccaggaatgactgatctgtagggaccctgtatatccaggaatgactgatctgtagggaccctgtatatccaggaatgactgatctgtagggaccctgtatatccaggaatggctgatctgtagggaccctgtatatccaggaatggctgatctgtagggaccctgtatatccagtaatgactgatctgtagggcccctgtatatccagtaatgactgatctgtagggaccctgtatatccaggaatgactgatctgtagggaccctgtatatccaggaatgactgatctgtagggaccctgtatatccaggaatgactgatctgtagggaccctgtatatccaggaatgactgatctgtagggaccctgtatatccaggaatgactgatctgtagggaccctgtatatccaggaatggctGATCTGTAGGgtccctgtatatccaggaatggctgatctgtagggaccctgtatatccaggaatgactgatctgtagggaccctgtatatccaggaatgtctgatctgtagggaccctgtatatccaggaatgactgatctgtagggaccctgtatatccaggaatggctgatctgtagggaccctgtatatccagtaatgactgatctgtagggaccctgtatatccaggaatgactgatctgtagggaccctgtatatccaggaatgtctgatctgtagggatcccGTGTTTTGTTGTTTGCAGGTGTGGTGGATATGGACATGGAAGACTTGCACCTCGTTAAACCGGGAGCGTTCACCGGCGTTCAGGCGTACAAAGACTCCAAGGCGTCGAATATAATGTTCATGAGAAAACTGGCGAAAGACCTCGACGGAACGAACGTGTCGATTAACGCCATGTGCCCAGGTAAAGCAATATTCTAACACCCTGGCCTTAAAAAAGAATGGGTTTTTTACTTGGGCTctaaatccagttccacatgattttaatttgactgtgaacccagttccacagttgtgtactGTTGAATGGGAcagcccagttccacagttgtatggttctaatttgactgtgaacccagttctacagttgtgtacCGTTGTATGTGAcagcccagttccacagatgtaTGGTTCTAATTTGACtgtgaacccagttctacagttgtgtagCGTCAAATGTGACTgagcccagttccacacttgtGTGGTTCTAATTTGACTGTGAACACAGTTGTGTCtgtgtttaatttgactctagatccagttctacagttgtgtgggtttgagtTGACTCTGGGCTCTGTTCTGCAGTCATGCGCTTTAGACTCTGGACCCGGTTCTGCAGTCATGCACTCTAAACTCAGTGCCTCAGTTGTGTGCATTTGATTTCACTTCGGAACAAATTTCTGTTTGCAGGATTTATCCCGTCGACCGGTTTGGGCAGGAACAATCCGGCCGGAATTAAAGTGTTGATGAAGTTGTTTTCCGTTCTGAGACCAGTGATGAAAACCATTAAAACAGTAGAGCACGGAGCCAATATGATCTACGAGTTAGCTGatgaagaaaaattcaaaggtaattagaaaaaaaaaatattaaattcattaagaagTCGAAGTTCATGCGGATCATCGGAGGCTTGATGGAAAGGTATGTTTTAAGAGCGAAAACTAAGATCGCGTTTGTAAGTGGTCGTTCATGAGACGGCTGCTCGACGGTTTGAACTTCTGTCGCAAGAAAAACTTCCTGCATCGCGACATCAAGTGTTCGAACATCCTCATGAATAACGAGTAAGTTTCGGGCGCTAACGTTTCGATGCGAATATTCTTCCGACCGAGTTCTGATCGTCAGAGGCATCTGTTAATGATTCGTAGCCACGTTTTAAGAATGACACTGAGGTCGTTTGAAAGTCGTTGGTGTTCGGTCACAGTTTGTATCGGTTTGAACATTCTTCAGACCGAGTTCTGATCGTCATAGGCATCTGTTAATGATTCGTAGCCACGTTTTAAGAATGACACTGAGGTCGTTTGAAAGTCGTTGGTGTTCGGTCACAGTTTGTATCGGTTTGAACAATCTTCAGACCGAGTTCTGATCGTTTATCATTCTAACAGCACTATCACAGGAAAATCAGACAGCTTcacgaaaaaataatttcaataatttcagacCTTGTCGTTAAAATTCAGATctgcgaaaaaaaatataataaatcgtCAGAAAATCAAGTGGTTTAGAAATAACCATAACTAAATCCGGGTCAAAGTATTAGCCCGGGTCTTATCTAGAAACTTAATACATACCGACAAAATCCCGCAGATTGGTCTGAAAATTACGACTTGGAAACATAAACCTGTTATGATTCGTAGCCACGTTTTAAGTGTTGAACTACGATTGTGTTT is drawn from Tubulanus polymorphus chromosome 10, tnTubPoly1.2, whole genome shotgun sequence and contains these coding sequences:
- the LOC141911742 gene encoding uracil-DNA glycosylase-like isoform X2; translated protein: MDLKSYLTEDGWVNLLADCFRENYWSEIENHLESDYKAGKTIFPPRDMIFNAFQKTPLKQLKVVILGQDPYHDDGQAHGLAFSVPHSFTPLPPSLKNIYKELSNDIPGFKAPDCGNLEKWCDQGVLLLNATLTVEAHSPNSHAKYGWQKFTTDVLKKINDHCSAIVFLLWGGFAHKKASFIDLTKHSVIKTAHPSPLSFNKFQNCKCFSSVNSELKKHGKTPINWKL
- the LOC141911742 gene encoding uracil-DNA glycosylase-like isoform X1 — translated: MGRHTGAPSRDCAKRKTDGGVSKNKKRKTTTAARKPGLKKAAKTPTVATESTSSMDLKSYLTEDGWVNLLADCFRENYWSEIENHLESDYKAGKTIFPPRDMIFNAFQKTPLKQLKVVILGQDPYHDDGQAHGLAFSVPHSFTPLPPSLKNIYKELSNDIPGFKAPDCGNLEKWCDQGVLLLNATLTVEAHSPNSHAKYGWQKFTTDVLKKINDHCSAIVFLLWGGFAHKKASFIDLTKHSVIKTAHPSPLSFNKFQNCKCFSSVNSELKKHGKTPINWKL
- the LOC141911741 gene encoding uncharacterized protein LOC141911741, with amino-acid sequence MSGRVIIVTGASSGIGQKAAEYLCERGDNVILACRNAERGQATVDRIKKKNPEALAHFMELDLASVESIRKFVEAFHATGKKLHVLVNNAGMSLGFKSTKRETTTDGFEITFGTNHLGPFLLTNLLLDDLKQTAEETGDARVIMVASSAHDKATMGRRFRVVDMDMEDLHLVKPGAFTGVQAYKDSKASNIMFMRKLAKDLDGTNVSINAMCPGFIPSTGLGRNNPAGIKVLMKLFSVLRPVMKTIKTVEHGANMIYELADEEKFKGVTGKYLVDLEEGESSEETRDEEKIEKLWQMSGGYLKMDGFEPLDVPEPPPEPEPETAKEETVKEEKTEDKKVEEAKTDDAKEDEAKDEKDETTKGEMEPEDKDNDAKEIKDE